DNA sequence from the Suricata suricatta isolate VVHF042 chromosome 5, meerkat_22Aug2017_6uvM2_HiC, whole genome shotgun sequence genome:
ACTAGATAGATagtttaataaaattagaaagatgtATGCAGTATAGGCTAATGGATAAGCATAAACCACAAGAACTTATCAGCATTATCACTTCCATGGAttgaaaattaaaggagaaaagattACAGCTAACATTTAAACACTAGTATGAAAATAGATATTAAGTCTATATTTTTCTCAACACCCAATAATGATAATCTTATAAATTACCCTACACCATGAGAAATATTGGGTCACCCAAAATAGTGTATGTCAAATTTTGGTGAAACTTAGGAGTATTAACACTATAATAAGATGGAAGCCATCTGATCACATTTCATAGTTTTATTGAGACTTTATAGTAGGTACAATTCTGATGGTGATCATATCAAGGCTTTCCTATTATAAATATCAGATACAAAGTTGGCTGCATGCTTTCGACAAACACACAATATTGTACACTCATGCATGCAAACTTACAGGAAATATATGTTCCTTTTATTAAGAACACAATTACATACAATTAGTCTGGAATTTGTTAATTTACCATTGATTTAGATAAACCTGAGAAGGCTCAAAATGTCAAGTAACACTGTTTGCATACTGCTCATTCAATGGAACTACTAATCACAAAAAAATCTAGTTCAACTCTATTACAATCAcagacaatataaaaataaacatttctgcaaaaacactaaaatatactAGAATTCAAagtcacaaattttgatatgtaacATATATCCCCCTTCATATCAATTAGTACTGATGTATGATACAATgtacaaacataataaaaaattgtaacaatTCAGCAGCCAAATCATATACAGTTATCACTATAAAACTTGAACTTCAAGTTACCAACTGAACACGTACAAATTAAAATAGCAGTCTTGAACTTGCTGGTAGTGTGTTACTTAGAAACTCCATCTCAACATAAGTAAGATTACACTCTTTCACCTTAAGAAACACAACACGAAAATGTAAGCAGAACTAAGGACAGTAACTGATTGCACCAGCTGCCTTTTCTCTCCCTAGGTATCTGATGTATTTGTAATGCCCATTCCTCCTGACTTCTAAAATGTaagatctattttgaatttaggACAAGATTTTGCATTGGAAATGGAAGTTTCAACTGTTTTGGGGGGGCACAactctaaatgtttttttaaagaccatatAAACTTTTCTAGGTCATATAAAAAATAGACAATACAGACTTAGTCTGGCAAAGATATTGTGTTTACTATTGAGCTTATGATGGTTTTGACATCCAATTGTGTCTATATATAGAATCCTAAGTAAAAAGGTAAACATGCAAAAGCATTTCTAGAGACAATTAGCCAAACATTCATATTTTAGATTAGAATCTTAAGACTTAGACATTTCAAGATGCTGATATTTGAAAAGCATAATATAGAATAATTCATTTTATCTATGTAACACATTATGTAAAATACACTAGTGTgacatatacattaaaataaatataatttacatcagcatatttgttctttcaagaaAGTTTTTCAATCTATACAACCAAAGGACTGTGAGCTTCATCAATAAATACTCTGTTAGTTGCAATCTACCCAGCTAAGTTAAAGCTTCAGTAGATTACTAACTACTtacatatctttattttcactaGTCCAATTCCAGTTCTCTAAGCACGGACATCTCTTGTATCCAAAGGCAGTTTACTGTATTGTTTGGAGTAGATTGAGAGATCTTAGGGGTCATAGGTCCACATCATGATTGGTAAGCTTTGTGAGAATTTTTAGCCAAGGACTGGAATCGAAGAGTCCTGGAAAATACAGTAGCAGATTTTATGCATCTCTGTAGTCTTCATGCTTTACCACATCCCCGGAGGTCCAACAAATGGATGTCATCCAACTTTTTTAATCCATGGAGAGTGGTATTGAATGGGTCAAGAGTTCCATAGTTGGCTGAGTGGCAATGCCATGTTTTTAACTCTGAATCCTGCTCTCTGCTGTATCTCTTCCTGGTctgtgtttttatcattttaatccaAGTGGACACAGTGATGTTTAAAGAGTCAAAGATGCCAATCAGTGAGCCATAAACTACCTTGAACTTggcattaaaatagtttttagtgTGAAATTGAGCTAACTGGTAAGTTCTCTAATTTTGACAGTGCTTTCATCCAAACACCAACAGATTTCTTCCTTTACTATTAAAATACCTACTTACATCATCACATTATCAGATCTCTAGCCAATAGATCACTATTTCATCTTGACCCTCTGTATGTTTTAACCATTAGGACAGACACTTCCCAGAGACCTCTTTGTGCCTAAAAGGGGTTGGGCAAGATCATTCTTGTTACTGTTTGGCATGTATTCACAGGTTATCATTGTCCATTATGTGTTGTATAAAGAAGAAACCCTGGAGAAAACACGCCATGAAGTAAAAGGACATTTGTAGGCACTGGCCACCTCACTAGATCCACACTTCAAGTGAAAACAATGTGTGGAACATATATTATAAACCATGCCGGCATCCCAAgacctaaaagaaagaaaaccaaagtgaatGGTAAGGAAATACTGAGCAAATGCATACCtttagcttgtgagttcaaggaTGGTACAGGCTTTGAAATTTCCATCTTGGTCAGTGTAGGGATATTAATCTTGTGTCCCTGGCCATGATGCTTGGGAGGGATAATATAGTAAGGATGTATCTTATACCTTTTCTTTTAGTGAATGCTTTGGAGGACCCTAACCAAGAGAACCGTAACTaacttctttcttcaaaatggCTCAGGGGAGGTAAGACATCTACCTGGTTTCTTTTTGGTATGTCTCCTGTATTTCTGTGCATTAACCTGAACATATGCTTAACACTGCTTTTGAGACTGGATACACTGAAGCAAGTCTCATAAATCCACAGGCCACTCCAGCACTGTtaagaactgaaatcaagacctgattGTTCTAGCCCACTTTCCACAGCTTCTTGCCTTAGACAGCCTCCAAATTGCTTTCAAACAAGTTATTCCACCACCACTTGCAAGCTCTAAGGTTGGCTTCCATTGACGCTAATTTTGACAAATTCCTTTGATACTACATCTGTTATGAGTTAGAAATTGTGTTGCCTCATCTTAGTATTCTCCATCATACAAAATTTGATACAGTGGCTAGAAATGCAATATTCACTATTCATTGAAATTCGATATTCAGTGAAAACATACTAAAATTACTGAAGTATTTTACTCAGTTTTCATTTGTGcctggcagagaaaagaaaactaaaactgaCCAGTAGTTTCCACAACTTTTCAGTGCTGTGGTACCTTAGATAGCCCCCAGCTTTAattctgtttcccttccctctaTATTGgcagttttctttccctttaaacaTGAGGATATAAGATCCACTAAAGAATTACAGCTTTTCATTCTATCAGCACAAACTGTGCAAAGCCTGCTGCCTTTTTCTCATATCACATTTAGTGTTTCCCATTAGAGGCAAAAAAGAGCGTTTACACCATTTCAAGTCAAGTCCTTATTGGAAAATAATCTAAGAAAGTTGCCTTTTCCTCACGCCTGGTCGCCCCACACACTTGAGAGTCATTCACAATGCAAGTTGTAAACCTCTTCTCAGCAGTTCTCCCTCTGATAATATCATCCTCCTCTTGTCCAACATTCCTCAATCTCAGTCTGCAATTTATCTGTGatgttttacattgtttttgcAGCTCTGAGTGAGCATTTGTGCTGGAACACAAACTTCTAAGGCATTGCACAACAGTGGTgcaaataaatgttctttatcacAGGAAGTCTAAGAGTTCACAGTGTTTACAAGGAAGGTACACGAACTTTGTTCCCAAAGCAATTTACCTGTAAGGTACTTTATGCAGGCTTCTACCACCAAACACTTAGCACCTAACCGTGAGCAGTTTTCTAGAAGCAACGGGGAAATAATCACTTTCTAGGTTTCTTAAATGAACTCAACCAGCTACCACCTCTGCTTAGAGGACCAAAGGGATACCCAGCTATGATCTATCTTTTCATCTCTTATTGAATGGATGAGTTTTAGTAGTTTTGCTCTACTATGTTAACGTTGAGAATGTGGACTTGCAGCTTGTTCCTACCATGGATCAAGGAAAACTGTTTCAAGTGAGCAGTTCTCTTagataaattattaatatcaaaCTAGCTCTCATCCTCAGTGCGCTTGAAACAGAAAAGCTTGTAAATTGTAAGGGCAGATGAGAAAGTAAATGTTTAACTAGGctagaacaattttattttacatacttttaGTTAGTGTTCACTTTCAAGGCCTCCCTTTCtaagtgcaggggtgggggtggtatttttctacttttctccttggtttttaaaattgctCTCTGGGCCTGAATTTTCTCTAAACTTACTAGACACTTAAAAGGGAGGAAAGCACTTGGCTCTACTGAGCATCCTACCAGGTTACAGAAGTAGAGGGGGTGGTGGTTCTTGCATCTTCACAGGCTTGTATCTCCATTCTGTTTGAACTCAGATAAAATATTGAGGGTCATGTCTTCACTCTTGGATTGCAAGTTTGCCTCACTTCTTCTGGAAGCTTTCCTGGTGGCCCGGGACAGTCTCCTTCTGAAAGTATCTCCTGCCAAGAAATAGAGAATGGGGTCCACACAACTGTTGAGACTTGCTAGACCTCTTGTCACCTGGTAAGTGGCATAAACCCTGTCATTGAAAGCACACATTTCTGGTGTCTGAAAATCCAGCCGAGCCCGCAAATTCATCGTTTTCATGACATGGAAGGGGATGTAAGAGACAGCAAAAACAGTTAGTACAATAATCACCAGGTAAATGGATTTCCTCCTCAGAGGCGAGTTGTCCAGGTCGTTGTAGATCAGAGCTCTGACAATTAATCCGTAACAGCCCAGAATTAGCACCAAGGGGACACAGAACATGGCCACGGTTGTACACATGCTGTAGATAAAATAACTTCGCAGGTACTCCTGTGAGGTGGTGTCGTAGCaggtggtggttttgtttttccgGACCTGGGTACCCGAGTAGAAGAGGATGGGAGAGATCCCCACCACCACGATGAGCCACACCAGCACGCTGATGTAGACCGCATTCTTCTTCTTGAGCCTGCCCAGAGACTTGAGCGGGTACACCACGCCGCTGTACCGGTGCGCGCTGATGCAGGTTAGGAACAAGATGCTGCCGTACAGGTTCACGTGGAAGATGAACCTCTGCAGCTTACACATGGCATCCCCGAAGATCCAGTCCGTCTTGTTAAAGTAGTAGAAGATGAGCGCGGGCAGAGTCAGAACGTACAGGAAGTCGGCCAAGGCCAAGTTGAACATGTACACCGAGATGCCGCTCCACGGCTTCATGTGGAAGacgaacatccagatggccacgcTGTTGCCCAGGAAGCCGACAACGAACACCAAGATGTAGACAGCCGGCAGGTAGTAGAACTGGAAGCCCGTCTTGGTCAGCGAGCAAGTGAAGGACGCAATCCCGGCTGTGGAGGCCGCCGTGCTGTTGCCCCAGGGCAAGCCCGGGCTGGCCAGGAAGGGAGCATCGGTCCCGTTCGGGACAGCCGACCAAGGCACCTCGGCCATTCTCTCCTCCTAGACTTAGGCAGCGGCTCCTAGGGGCAAGCAGTGGTGAGAGGGCGGCAGCTGCAAAGGGCGCACCTCGGAGCATCGGAAAAGCCAACGAGCTGGAGAGAGCCAGCGCCCGGGATCCCCACGGGAGGGGGCACACACAGGCTTGTCCACACCAGCTCTGGCTCCGCGGGCCATGAAATCCGCCCCGCCGCCAGGACCAGGCTGGGCTGCTGGCCGGGCCACCAACTTCCCCGCCCGGCCACCGTGCTGAGGTTACGCAATGGGGCGCATGGGGCACCGCCACCGACAACTTTCCGACTGCGCTTTCCCCAGGGGCAGCGAGTCCGAACCGGAGAGCTCAAAGTGTGTGCCGGAGGTCAAGCCAAACTCGCAGCGCTGCACTCGGGGGCAAGAAAGGCGCTCCCCAGCCCACTTTCCCTAAAGATCAAGTTGATTTGGGCATCTTCTTTTTCCCTACCTTGCAGACAAGCAGCTGATTTCAGGGGTCCACGCTGTTCTCTCCGCCTCCGGGGGCCATCGGAGCGTCCACTGCACACCCGAGCGCTCCTGGATCCTGCTGTGTTCAGCCTCCTTGCAGCTCCGGGCCCCGCTCGGGTGAGTGCAGGGGGCAGGCGGGCTCCCCGGGAGGGTGGGCGGAGTTTGGGCACCCGGCTGAGTCCGCTCCCAGGAGCTAGGGGCGTGCCTCAGCGGGGCCAGACCCAAGCGTTAGCCAGTGCTTTTCAGGGCGTCCGCCTGGAGCCCGAGGAGTCTTCTAGGGAGCTCTTCCCCGTGGCCGTGCGCTCTCAGCAAGGGCGAGGGGGCGCACGGTCCGGCTGCTGGGGAGCGATTGGCCCGAGAGTGCTCCTTTGCTCTTCCGCCAGCTATCCCGCAAAGTGAAGTTGCTGACACACAGGAAACCCCTCTGCCTCCTCGCAGCCTCGGCGGCGTATGGGTATGGCCCGAGAGTCCAAGACTTAGTGTCTGGAGCCCTTAAGCAGAACGCCAGGTGTCTGCCGGTTCCAAGCAGTCCCCAGCTGGGAACGCCCTGCGGTGGCAGGCTCCTCTCTAGAGGAGACCAGATTCCAGGCACTTGCTGGAACCTGCTATTCCGAGAGTGAGAGCTATAGGAGAAGGAAGggttgggaggggggtggggacagtctCTCTGTCCTTTATAGTCTTTTTCcgttttctttcagtgtttttacAGTAGAACTGAGGTTATTGGTAACCTAATTTCTAAAAGGGCCCCGTAAGCCCATCAGTATTTCACATTGCTTACCACAATTTATCTTGATTCCTACCTTCTCCAGGCAACACGAGCTCTCCAAGTCCTCCACCTGCACAGTAAGTTCAAAGATCAGAGGCTGCCCGCTcttgttttagaaataatttaaatattaagtacAGCTTTATATAGATAGACGTAAAGGCCAATTACAACTCCAAAATGATTAAGGTATGACTTGGGGGTTTTATGACCAATCCTGTTCCTCTAGGTTCAAGTGATTAGTCCCAGTGAGCCTTTGTGAATACCTTAGCACTGTATGTTGGGACTTCGTAAATATCACACCAAATGAAAAACTCCTTTTCATGGCTTGAGtatatcaaatttttaaacaGTGTGCTTCAGAATTGAGTGTAATTCGAAAATGAATTACTAACTTTTCAAGCACATGTTTACATGGCTCACCCAGGAATCTAGTACTTCTTGGCAATAATCAACAATATATGTGAAATAGTAACAATGT
Encoded proteins:
- the P2RY1 gene encoding P2Y purinoceptor 1; the encoded protein is MAEVPWSAVPNGTDAPFLASPGLPWGNSTAASTAGIASFTCSLTKTGFQFYYLPAVYILVFVVGFLGNSVAIWMFVFHMKPWSGISVYMFNLALADFLYVLTLPALIFYYFNKTDWIFGDAMCKLQRFIFHVNLYGSILFLTCISAHRYSGVVYPLKSLGRLKKKNAVYISVLVWLIVVVGISPILFYSGTQVRKNKTTTCYDTTSQEYLRSYFIYSMCTTVAMFCVPLVLILGCYGLIVRALIYNDLDNSPLRRKSIYLVIIVLTVFAVSYIPFHVMKTMNLRARLDFQTPEMCAFNDRVYATYQVTRGLASLNSCVDPILYFLAGDTFRRRLSRATRKASRRSEANLQSKSEDMTLNILSEFKQNGDTSL